AGAaggcaaaagaaatcattttaaAGTACAAAGCTAACCAATATAACAATAATAGAGAACCCCAACTAAGTATTTAGAAAGCTCAAAAAACCAGTTACAAAAAATCCATTATGCACATGGTCTAATTTATAGATATATAATGCCCACAACAATGAATAAACGGGAAAAAATGTCAAAAAAGTTGAAACTTATCAAGCCCACAACCTGAAATCTCTTAGAAAAATCAGTTTTGAGCCTTCAGAAACACTTTAGAAtgaaaaaataagaacaataaGGTAAACCAGAAAAGAATGGATTCTACCTCAGTCTCAAACACTGCAATTAAAACCATAAAGTTATCAACTTTCGAGGCCAAAGCATGCAAGACAACCCATGGTGGAACCACTGAAAACTATCAAAGTAAAGCCCAATTACATAGAACCCAAATAATTATTTACAAAAAGCACGATGAGAAACCACCCTGTGAAAAATCTAATCtacaaaaataataacaattagACCGACaagaaaaaggggataactccaAAACCCCGTATTGATTACGTAAAAATTTACAAACAAAGAGATTAACCACGCCAAATCAACCCAGAATCCAGACACGTCAAAGAACAAACTCCAcctcaaattcaaagaaagcaacTAGACGAACGAGAAAGGGACCGAAGGGGAATCACCTGGAAGTTCCTCTGGAAGCTATATCTGAGCTCAGGGTCGATCTCCGCCTCGAGGTCGTCGTCATCGTCCTCGGCGGCGCGGGAGGAGACGGACTTCTTCTTGCGGGGGACGTGCATGGTGGAGGTGGCTCCGGGGTGGTTGGTTGCCCGGAGCTTGGCGTCCTCGAACTTGTTGCTTGTCTCCTCGCCCCGCCATGGCGCGGACGCCAGCAGCTCTTTCTTCCCCATCTCGCTCGCTCGCTGGGAGTCTCTGGGAAAAGAGGATAGAATAGAGCAAAAGAGGGAGGAACGGACCAAGGGATTGGATGCCGAGATTCTTTTATAATGCGTGAAGAGCCATGGTTAATACtcattttcttttggatttttttttctttttttcatagaTACCTACTAAATATCTAATTTTACATGATTatcctttcaaaattaatatttacatatatatcctCATAAACTTATTAATGTACAAATGCCTCTAATATAACGATTATTCTaaagatattaaaataaattatatttatattaataaaataaaataaaattttaaaattatactaTTGTccccatcctttttttttactatCGGGATCACGATCTATTTACATATCTACCcattaagagtattttagtcattttaatttaaaaccattaattttttagcatcgttagatagcatgggtacatatgcaaaaataaaatagaaaaggatagaatagcaaaataagtattttacaaggatatacatgcaaatatcaattttggaaggatattcatgcaaaatccgatatttaggagggtatgcatgcaaaaaaacctttttgttttttaaattattttattttattttatgtataAGTTCTTGCGCATGTGTGTATCTTATAGAAAGTGGCAATATCACCAAAGGGTGGCAATGGATTAGGTCAAATTTGGATCGGATTTAAATTATGCTTGCTTGGCTTTTAGGTCAAATTTGGGTTTAAATTAGTCTAGGTTTTGGCTCATGATTTTCGATTAGACTTGATTCAGGTTGCTAAGTTGTTTTATAGGACAAAAAAAGTTGACCTGTACTTATTTGATTCTTCTGTTCATTCTAACTCTAATTTAGATTTATAATGcacaattttatttatataaaaaatctatatttaaaattaaattttatttaatttttatgtcaTGATAGTAATAAGTTTGTAAGCCTATCCTATGTCATGAAAATTATCTTCGCTTTACTTTGGAAATTAGGAGAACAaagaaagctaaaaatgaaagatAGCCATAAGATGTGAATCAATAGtttatgaatttttattttgtagaaATAATGTGCTTTATTAGACaccaaatttaaaaataaattaaaattaaataagagaAGAATGTAAATCTTattaaatgataaaattaaattttcataataaaatagcatgtttataaaaaattatatgagaATAAATCATTGTTAGTGATTGTCCTTGCAAGGCTCAAACTTTTAATCTTCCTCTAACAAGATCTGAGTTCGAATGTACGGTAATTGCTTTCTTTTATCTTGTAAGCATGGGAACAAAATATCTCTCACTATACCTTAAACAGATGACTTAAAAGTCTAATCATGCGATATCATCCTGTATCTCAATCGAAA
This genomic interval from Phoenix dactylifera cultivar Barhee BC4 unplaced genomic scaffold, palm_55x_up_171113_PBpolish2nd_filt_p 002142F, whole genome shotgun sequence contains the following:
- the LOC103697985 gene encoding uncharacterized protein LOC103697985, which codes for MGKKELLASAPWRGEETSNKFEDAKLRATNHPGATSTMHVPRKKKSVSSRAAEDDDDDLEAEIDPELRYSFQRNFQFLQRVFSIDTIVKPLPPAMAYNASRNLNFFVRIFTQFFDPEGIAGAQKSLGLGQEEKVRHVR